A genomic stretch from Flavobacterium sp. KS-LB2 includes:
- the pyrR gene encoding bifunctional pyr operon transcriptional regulator/uracil phosphoribosyltransferase PyrR has translation MSQKVLLTAKEVTIILHRLACQLIEKHLDFSDTILVGIQPRGVFLAERLKEILEKEYQTPQIQLGYLDITFFRDDFRRTDKPLEANKTKINFIVENKKVIFIDDVLFTGRSIRSALTAIQSFGRPSEIELLVLIDRRFSRNLPIQPDYRGRQVDAINNEKVKVSWAENEGEDGVYLITS, from the coding sequence ATGAGTCAAAAAGTATTACTTACTGCAAAAGAAGTTACTATTATCTTACATCGTTTGGCTTGTCAATTAATTGAAAAACACTTAGATTTTTCAGACACTATTTTAGTAGGGATTCAACCAAGAGGCGTTTTTTTAGCAGAACGTTTGAAAGAAATATTAGAAAAAGAATATCAAACACCTCAAATTCAATTAGGTTATTTGGATATCACCTTTTTCAGAGATGATTTTCGAAGAACCGATAAGCCCTTAGAAGCAAATAAAACCAAGATTAATTTTATCGTTGAAAATAAAAAAGTCATTTTCATTGATGATGTTTTATTTACAGGAAGAAGTATTCGTTCGGCCTTGACAGCCATTCAATCTTTTGGTAGACCATCAGAAATTGAACTTCTGGTTTTGATTGACAGACGCTTTAGCCGTAATTTACCTATTCAGCCGGATTATAGAGGCAGACAAGTAGATGCGATAAATAACGAAAAAGTAAAAGTGAGTTGGGCAGAGAATGAAGGTGAAGATGGTGTCTATTTAATTACAAGTTAG
- a CDS encoding aspartate carbamoyltransferase catalytic subunit translates to MKELSVNHLLGIKYINKNDIDLIFETADHFKEVINRPIKKVPSLRDITIANIFFENSTRTKLSFELAQKRLSADVISFSAAQSSVKKGETLIDTVNNILSMKVDMVVMRHANPGAAYFLSKNVKASIVNAGDGAHEHPTQALLDSYSIREKLGEVAGKKVVIVGDVLHSRVALSNIYALQMQGAEVKVCGPKTLIPRYIESLGVTVEPNLIKALEWCDVANMLRVQNERMDVNYFPSTREYAQQYGVDKTILDSLNKEIIIMHPGPINRGVEITSEVADSQQSVILNQVENGVAIRMAVIYLLASKIQ, encoded by the coding sequence ATGAAAGAATTAAGCGTAAATCATTTATTAGGAATAAAATACATCAATAAGAATGATATTGACTTAATTTTTGAAACTGCCGATCATTTTAAAGAAGTTATCAATAGACCAATTAAGAAAGTACCTTCCTTACGAGATATTACCATTGCCAATATTTTCTTCGAAAATAGTACTAGAACAAAACTCTCTTTTGAGTTAGCACAAAAACGCTTATCTGCCGATGTTATTAGTTTTTCGGCAGCACAATCTTCAGTTAAAAAAGGAGAAACTCTTATTGATACCGTAAATAATATACTTTCGATGAAAGTAGATATGGTAGTTATGCGACATGCAAATCCTGGCGCAGCTTATTTCCTATCTAAAAACGTAAAAGCCAGCATCGTGAACGCAGGTGATGGCGCCCACGAGCATCCTACACAAGCTTTATTAGACAGTTATTCGATTAGAGAGAAACTAGGAGAAGTAGCCGGTAAAAAAGTAGTTATTGTAGGCGATGTTTTGCACTCCAGAGTGGCCTTATCAAATATATATGCGTTGCAAATGCAAGGAGCTGAAGTAAAAGTTTGCGGACCAAAAACGTTAATTCCAAGATACATTGAATCGCTTGGTGTTACAGTAGAGCCTAACTTGATAAAAGCGCTTGAGTGGTGCGATGTGGCAAATATGTTACGCGTGCAAAACGAAAGAATGGATGTGAATTATTTTCCATCTACAAGAGAATACGCTCAACAATATGGAGTTGATAAAACGATTTTGGATTCTCTAAATAAAGAAATCATAATTATGCATCCGGGACCAATTAATCGTGGTGTCGAAATTACCAGTGAGGTGGCTGATTCACAACAATCTGTGATTTTAAACCAAGTCGAAAATGGTGTTGCAATTAGAATGGCCGTAATTTATCTTTTGGCATCAAAAATTCAGTAA
- a CDS encoding ribonuclease Z, whose translation MKVDQKGHTISIRDTQGDFTSFLMKVTHQYKTFEKHNLIIDLLLYKDLPADNMKLFMPLSKVHKKAKKSFVIVTSDFDYNAVPEKLTVVPSLLEAHDIIEMEEIERDLGF comes from the coding sequence ATGAAAGTAGATCAAAAAGGACACACAATTAGCATTAGAGATACACAAGGTGATTTTACCTCTTTTTTAATGAAGGTTACCCATCAATATAAAACATTTGAAAAGCATAATTTAATAATAGATCTTTTGTTGTATAAAGATTTACCAGCGGATAATATGAAATTATTTATGCCTTTATCAAAAGTTCATAAAAAAGCTAAAAAATCATTTGTTATAGTTACTTCTGATTTTGATTATAATGCGGTTCCTGAAAAATTAACCGTTGTTCCTTCTTTATTAGAAGCACATGATATTATTGAAATGGAAGAGATTGAAAGAGATTTAGGCTTTTAA
- a CDS encoding ABC-F family ATP-binding cassette domain-containing protein, with amino-acid sequence MLTVNNLSVQFGKRILFDEVNTTFTHGNIYGVIGANGAGKSTFLKIIAGEMDPTSGHIHLEPGKRMSVLNQNHNMFDESTVLETVMMGNKTLYAIKKEMDALYLDYNDSNADRIGELQVQFEEMNGWNADSDAASMLSNLGITEEHHYTLMGDLEGKTKVRVLLAQALFGNPDLLIMDEPTNDLDFETIAWLENFLANYENTVIVVSHDRHFLDSVCTHISDIDYNKINHYSGNYTFWYESSQLAAKQRAQQNKKAEEKKQELEEFIRRFSANVAKSKQATSRKKMISKLNISEIKPSSRRYPAIIFDQEREAGDQILNVQNLSASIDGDILFKGVDLNMAKGDKIVLFSKDSRATTAFYEILNGNQKADSGTYDWGVTTNQAYLPVENHSFFESDYSLVDWLRQWVKTEEERDEVNIRSFLGKMIFSGEEALKTCRVLSGGEKVRCMLSRMMMERANVLMLDEPTNHLDLESITAFNNSLKNFKGSVIFTTHDHEFSQTVANRVIELTPNGAIDRYMTFDDYLDDEKVQELRTKMYTV; translated from the coding sequence ATGTTAACAGTAAATAATTTATCAGTTCAGTTTGGCAAACGAATTTTGTTTGACGAAGTAAATACGACCTTCACACACGGTAATATTTATGGAGTTATCGGAGCCAATGGCGCTGGAAAATCTACTTTTCTTAAAATAATAGCTGGCGAGATGGACCCAACTTCGGGACATATTCATTTAGAACCAGGAAAACGGATGTCGGTTTTAAACCAAAACCACAACATGTTTGACGAAAGTACCGTTCTTGAGACCGTGATGATGGGTAATAAAACCTTGTATGCAATCAAAAAAGAAATGGATGCTTTGTACTTAGATTACAATGATTCCAATGCGGATAGAATAGGAGAGTTGCAAGTTCAATTTGAAGAAATGAACGGTTGGAATGCTGATTCTGACGCTGCATCGATGCTATCTAACCTTGGAATTACAGAGGAGCATCATTATACTTTAATGGGAGATTTGGAGGGGAAAACAAAAGTTCGTGTCCTTTTGGCACAAGCACTTTTTGGAAATCCAGATTTACTTATTATGGATGAGCCTACCAATGATTTGGATTTTGAAACTATTGCTTGGCTAGAAAATTTCTTGGCTAACTATGAAAATACCGTAATTGTTGTTTCTCACGACAGACACTTTTTGGATTCAGTTTGTACACATATTTCTGATATTGATTACAATAAAATAAATCATTACTCGGGTAATTATACCTTTTGGTATGAATCTAGCCAATTAGCAGCAAAACAGCGTGCACAACAAAATAAGAAAGCTGAAGAAAAGAAACAAGAATTAGAAGAGTTTATTCGTCGTTTCAGTGCGAATGTGGCCAAATCAAAACAAGCTACTTCTCGTAAAAAAATGATTAGCAAATTGAATATTTCTGAGATAAAACCATCAAGCCGTCGTTATCCAGCAATTATTTTTGACCAAGAGCGTGAAGCTGGAGATCAAATCTTGAATGTACAAAATCTAAGTGCTTCAATAGATGGTGATATTTTGTTTAAAGGCGTAGATTTGAATATGGCAAAAGGAGATAAAATCGTTCTTTTCTCCAAAGATTCTCGTGCAACTACTGCTTTCTACGAAATTTTAAATGGAAATCAAAAAGCTGATTCAGGAACTTATGATTGGGGAGTTACAACAAACCAAGCCTATTTACCAGTAGAAAACCATTCGTTTTTTGAGAGTGATTATTCCCTTGTAGATTGGTTACGTCAATGGGTAAAAACCGAAGAAGAACGCGATGAGGTAAACATTCGCAGTTTCCTTGGCAAAATGATTTTCTCAGGGGAAGAAGCTTTGAAAACGTGTCGTGTTTTATCAGGAGGAGAAAAAGTGCGTTGTATGCTGTCTCGAATGATGATGGAAAGAGCGAATGTTTTAATGCTTGACGAGCCTACAAATCACTTAGATTTAGAGTCTATCACAGCTTTTAATAACTCTTTGAAAAACTTCAAAGGTTCTGTTATCTTTACCACTCATGATCATGAATTTTCTCAAACTGTTGCTAATAGAGTAATTGAATTGACACCAAATGGTGCTATTGATCGTTATATGACCTTTGATGATTATCTTGATGATGAAAAAGTACAAGAATTAAGAACGAAAATGTATACTGTTTAA
- a CDS encoding ribonuclease Z encodes MKLTILGCYAATPRTFTNPTSQILEIKNRIFLIDCAEGTQVQLRKNKIRFSKINHIFISHLHGDHFFGLIGLVSTFTLLNRATDLHIYGPKGIQEIIKLQLRLSNSWTNYGLFFHELESNESEVIFEDEKVLVKTIPLKHRVYTNGFLFQEKASPRKLNLDAVQNYEIDTCYYQKIKNGKDITLEDGRVIENDKLTFDPIPAKNYAFCSDTAYNEAMIPIIENIDVLYHESTFLQSEENLAKKTLHSTAKEAATIALKSNAKQLILGHYSTRYENIDLFREEAATIFPEVLLADDGKSFEF; translated from the coding sequence TTGAAACTAACAATACTTGGTTGCTATGCAGCTACACCCCGAACATTTACGAATCCTACTTCCCAGATTCTAGAAATAAAAAACAGAATTTTTCTGATTGATTGCGCAGAAGGAACCCAAGTACAATTGCGAAAAAATAAAATCCGATTTTCTAAAATTAATCATATCTTCATTTCTCATTTACATGGAGATCATTTTTTTGGACTAATAGGATTAGTATCTACTTTTACTTTACTGAACAGAGCTACCGATTTACATATTTATGGTCCAAAGGGAATTCAAGAAATCATCAAGTTACAATTGAGATTGTCTAATTCATGGACTAATTATGGTTTGTTCTTTCATGAATTAGAATCCAACGAAAGCGAAGTGATTTTTGAAGATGAAAAAGTTTTGGTAAAAACCATTCCTTTAAAGCACCGTGTATATACAAATGGGTTTTTGTTCCAAGAAAAAGCATCACCGAGAAAACTTAACTTGGATGCTGTTCAAAATTATGAAATTGATACCTGTTATTATCAAAAAATAAAAAACGGAAAAGACATTACTTTAGAAGATGGCCGAGTTATTGAAAATGATAAATTAACATTTGATCCTATTCCTGCAAAAAATTATGCTTTTTGTTCTGATACTGCATATAATGAAGCTATGATTCCAATCATTGAAAATATTGATGTTTTATACCATGAATCAACTTTCTTGCAATCAGAAGAAAATTTAGCTAAAAAGACTTTGCATTCCACAGCAAAAGAAGCGGCTACAATTGCTTTGAAATCTAATGCAAAGCAATTAATTTTAGGGCATTATTCTACTCGATATGAAAATATTGACCTTTTTAGAGAAGAAGCCGCAACTATTTTTCCGGAAGTACTCTTAGCTGATGATGGAAAAAGCTTTGAGTTTTAA
- a CDS encoding beta-N-acetylhexosaminidase: MKYILILLFTGIIANAQMQTTQLDLMPWPQNINLTEGTFVLTKNFKVNITGNPNPRIFIGATNFIRRLDGRTGLFLEQDFITQINKSPDAELQINCVRNGKIEINEDESYQLTITSNKISINATNDLGALHGLETLLQLIQNNSTSYYFPAVEISDSPRFTWRGLMIDAARHFQPVDVIKRNLDAMASMKMNVFHWHLADDQGWRIQLKNHPKLTEIASDGNFYTQEEIKSIVKYADERGILVIPEIDVPGHASALLTAYPEIGSKVVEGKMTYEVQRNSGIFNATLDPTNPKTYEILSSIFDGVCPLFPSNYFHIGGDENNGKEWNANPAIQKFKQDNNLVNNHDLQTYFNMKLIPMLKKHNKKLMGWEEIMTENMSKDAIIHAWRGTNEGQEAGGALIKAAKSGYNTVLSNGYYIDLMLGIESHYLNDPLPKKIILSPEEKARVLGGEAAMWSELVTPLNIDSRIWPRTAAIAERLWSNEELKDMKSLRKRLKTISFRLEELGITHIRNKDVILRNISNNQDTRVLNDFSNLCEPLKNYKRNGGGKKYRMHSPLTLFADACNADASEAYDFEIAVNNYLENKSLENQKIVSNFYRKWIAMDADLISLSTNAPLIQPLLPLSKSLSDVSKQLLLIMDKNEKVNPKLMADLLEKCNARSSADVELAVLVSLKKLIEKTKI; the protein is encoded by the coding sequence ATGAAATACATTTTAATTCTATTATTCACTGGTATAATTGCAAATGCTCAAATGCAAACTACGCAATTAGATTTGATGCCATGGCCACAAAATATTAATTTGACCGAAGGCACTTTTGTTTTAACTAAAAATTTCAAAGTAAATATTACCGGAAATCCAAATCCTAGAATTTTTATAGGCGCAACCAATTTTATAAGACGTTTGGATGGTAGAACTGGATTATTTTTAGAGCAAGACTTTATTACTCAAATTAACAAAAGTCCAGATGCCGAGTTACAAATCAACTGTGTTCGTAATGGAAAAATAGAAATCAATGAGGACGAAAGTTACCAGTTAACAATTACCTCGAATAAAATTAGTATTAATGCCACCAATGATCTAGGGGCTTTACATGGCTTAGAAACGTTATTACAGTTGATACAAAATAACAGTACTTCGTATTACTTTCCGGCTGTTGAAATATCAGATTCGCCTCGTTTTACATGGAGAGGCTTGATGATTGATGCGGCACGGCATTTTCAGCCGGTTGATGTTATCAAAAGAAACCTTGATGCTATGGCTTCTATGAAAATGAATGTTTTTCATTGGCATTTAGCTGATGATCAAGGATGGAGAATTCAATTGAAAAATCATCCAAAATTAACAGAAATAGCCTCTGATGGAAATTTTTATACCCAAGAAGAAATCAAAAGCATAGTAAAATATGCGGATGAAAGAGGAATTTTGGTTATTCCCGAAATAGATGTTCCTGGACATGCTTCGGCATTGTTGACTGCCTATCCAGAAATAGGTAGTAAAGTAGTTGAGGGGAAAATGACTTATGAAGTGCAAAGGAATTCGGGGATTTTTAATGCGACCTTAGACCCTACCAATCCTAAAACCTATGAAATATTAAGTTCTATTTTTGATGGAGTATGTCCTTTATTTCCAAGTAATTACTTCCATATCGGCGGTGATGAGAACAATGGAAAAGAATGGAACGCAAATCCTGCTATTCAAAAATTTAAACAGGATAATAATTTGGTAAACAACCATGATTTACAAACCTACTTTAACATGAAGCTGATTCCAATGCTCAAAAAGCACAACAAAAAATTGATGGGTTGGGAAGAAATTATGACCGAAAATATGTCTAAAGATGCCATAATTCATGCTTGGCGAGGAACTAATGAAGGGCAAGAAGCCGGCGGAGCGTTGATTAAAGCAGCAAAAAGTGGATACAATACCGTTTTGTCCAATGGGTATTATATTGATTTAATGCTGGGAATAGAAAGTCATTATTTGAATGATCCTTTACCTAAAAAAATCATTCTTAGCCCGGAAGAAAAAGCACGAGTTTTAGGGGGTGAAGCTGCAATGTGGAGTGAACTCGTAACACCATTAAATATTGATTCTAGAATTTGGCCTAGAACTGCCGCAATAGCTGAGCGATTATGGTCTAATGAAGAGTTGAAGGATATGAAAAGCTTGCGCAAAAGATTGAAAACGATTTCATTTCGATTAGAAGAACTAGGAATTACGCACATCAGAAATAAAGATGTGATTTTGAGAAACATAAGTAACAATCAAGATACTCGAGTATTAAATGATTTTTCAAACCTTTGTGAACCTCTAAAAAATTACAAACGCAATGGTGGCGGAAAGAAATACCGCATGCATTCTCCTTTAACTTTATTTGCTGATGCTTGTAATGCAGATGCTTCTGAAGCGTATGATTTTGAGATAGCGGTAAATAATTATTTAGAAAACAAAAGCTTAGAAAACCAAAAGATAGTTAGCAATTTTTATAGAAAATGGATTGCCATGGATGCAGATTTAATTAGTTTAAGCACTAACGCTCCTTTAATTCAACCACTTTTACCTTTGTCTAAAAGTTTGAGTGATGTATCGAAGCAGCTTTTGCTTATAATGGATAAAAATGAGAAAGTAAATCCCAAATTAATGGCGGATTTATTAGAAAAATGTAATGCTAGAAGCTCCGCTGATGTTGAATTAGCCGTTTTAGTTAGTTTGAAAAAATTAATAGAGAAAACAAAAATATAG
- a CDS encoding OmpA family protein, which translates to MKKNILLYIAIVSVFSINIYSQKAKLATADKKYDGYAYVDAIKTYERIAEKGYKSVDLFKKLGNAYYFNAEFDKAAKWYTELFTLDTANLEPEYYYRYAQSLRAIDQNDKANEMMEIFNQKSVNDSRAKLFKKNTNYLEAIKANSGRYKVEDAGINSIYSDYGTTLYSNKLVFASARDTGSLGQRKHKWTNQYFTNLYTADLGEDMTPSTPKKFDGTINSKFHESTPTFTKDGKTMYFTRNNYLDGKKGKDGNKITLIKIYKATLENDKWTNVTELPFDSDSYSTAHPALSPDEKTLYFASDMPGTLGQSDLFKVRINEDGTFGTPENLGSTINTEGRETFPFINDENEIYFASDGHPGLGGLDVFMSKINTDATFSEVQNVGADVNSPKDDFAYLIDTKSRKGFFTSNRDGGQGYDDIYKFLETRKLICEQLLYGEITDLKTGEILNNTKITLYDSQFKLVNTATSDEKGKYSFTVECGKTYNIRAEKTEYKTKEEKINIGATTGKTYLPIALEKEICKVAVGDDLGKCFGIKMIYFDLDKSNIRQEAALDLEKILDVLNQNPNMKIDIRSHTDSRQTFKYNEALSERRAKSTINWLVKNGIDSSRLTGKGYGETQLVNKCADDVICSEEEHQLNRRSEFIITAL; encoded by the coding sequence ATGAAAAAAAATATACTCCTTTACATAGCAATAGTAAGTGTTTTTTCTATTAACATTTATTCCCAAAAAGCAAAATTAGCTACAGCCGATAAAAAGTATGACGGCTATGCCTATGTAGATGCCATCAAAACCTATGAAAGAATAGCTGAAAAAGGATATAAATCAGTGGATCTATTCAAAAAGTTAGGAAATGCCTACTACTTTAATGCAGAGTTTGATAAAGCAGCTAAATGGTATACTGAATTATTTACTTTGGATACCGCCAATTTAGAACCTGAATATTATTATCGTTATGCACAGTCTTTAAGAGCAATCGATCAAAATGACAAGGCAAATGAGATGATGGAAATATTCAACCAAAAATCAGTAAACGACAGTAGAGCCAAACTCTTTAAAAAAAACACCAACTATCTAGAGGCTATAAAAGCTAATTCTGGAAGGTATAAAGTGGAAGATGCTGGAATAAACTCTATCTATTCTGATTATGGAACTACTCTATATTCAAACAAATTAGTTTTTGCTTCTGCTAGAGATACTGGTAGTCTGGGACAAAGAAAACACAAATGGACCAATCAGTATTTTACAAACTTGTACACTGCTGATTTAGGAGAAGATATGACTCCTAGTACTCCGAAAAAATTTGATGGGACTATTAACTCTAAGTTTCATGAATCTACTCCTACTTTTACCAAGGATGGAAAAACAATGTATTTTACTCGAAACAACTACTTGGACGGTAAAAAAGGTAAAGATGGAAATAAAATTACTTTAATTAAAATATACAAAGCTACACTAGAGAATGACAAATGGACTAATGTAACCGAACTACCTTTTGACAGTGACAGTTACAGTACAGCACATCCTGCACTAAGTCCAGATGAAAAAACATTATATTTCGCCTCTGATATGCCAGGAACATTAGGACAATCTGACTTATTCAAAGTAAGAATAAATGAAGATGGTACTTTTGGGACTCCTGAAAATTTAGGAAGTACAATTAATACCGAAGGAAGAGAAACATTCCCTTTTATTAATGATGAAAATGAAATTTACTTTGCTTCTGATGGACATCCTGGACTTGGTGGATTAGATGTATTTATGTCGAAAATAAATACAGATGCTACTTTTAGTGAAGTGCAAAATGTAGGGGCTGATGTAAACTCTCCCAAAGATGATTTTGCCTATTTAATTGATACAAAATCTAGAAAAGGTTTTTTTACATCCAATAGAGATGGTGGTCAAGGATATGATGATATCTATAAATTTTTGGAAACAAGAAAACTAATTTGTGAACAACTACTTTATGGTGAAATAACCGATCTAAAAACGGGTGAAATACTTAACAATACTAAAATAACACTATATGATAGCCAGTTTAAGCTTGTTAATACTGCTACTTCAGATGAAAAAGGAAAGTATAGTTTTACGGTTGAATGTGGAAAAACATACAATATAAGAGCTGAAAAAACAGAGTACAAAACAAAAGAAGAAAAAATAAATATCGGTGCTACAACTGGAAAAACCTACCTGCCAATTGCATTAGAAAAAGAAATATGCAAAGTAGCTGTTGGTGATGATTTAGGAAAATGTTTCGGAATCAAAATGATTTATTTCGATTTAGACAAATCTAATATTAGACAAGAAGCTGCGCTGGATCTAGAAAAAATATTAGATGTATTAAATCAGAATCCAAACATGAAAATTGATATACGATCACATACTGACAGTAGACAAACATTCAAATATAATGAGGCTTTATCTGAAAGAAGAGCCAAATCAACCATCAACTGGTTAGTTAAAAATGGTATTGATTCAAGCAGATTGACAGGGAAAGGATATGGTGAAACTCAACTCGTAAATAAATGTGCGGATGATGTAATTTGTTCCGAAGAGGAACATCAACTCAATAGAAGAAGTGAATTTATTATTACTGCTCTGTAA
- the pdxH gene encoding pyridoxamine 5'-phosphate oxidase yields the protein MNDLSNYRKSYEKSELLESNIPEDPINLFNRWFHEVEEFGGDSEVNAMTVSTIGLDGYPKARVVLLKKFNEEGFIFYTNYNSEKGRAIAQNPKICLSFFWHTMERQVIIKGIAHKTTETISDNYFESRPDGSKLGAIVSNQSEIVPSREYLENNLKQLEKDFDSIVIPRPKHWGGFLVTPLEVEFWQGRPNRLHDRIRYSNQEDFTWKIDRLSP from the coding sequence ATGAACGATTTAAGTAACTATAGAAAATCTTATGAAAAGAGTGAACTATTAGAGTCAAACATTCCTGAAGACCCAATAAACCTTTTTAACAGATGGTTTCATGAGGTAGAGGAATTTGGTGGGGACAGCGAAGTTAATGCTATGACGGTATCTACAATAGGTTTAGATGGATATCCAAAGGCCAGAGTTGTTTTACTGAAAAAATTTAATGAGGAAGGGTTTATTTTTTATACCAACTATAATTCAGAAAAGGGTAGAGCTATTGCTCAAAATCCTAAAATTTGTCTTTCTTTTTTTTGGCACACGATGGAACGTCAAGTTATTATTAAAGGTATTGCCCATAAAACAACCGAGACCATTTCAGATAATTATTTTGAATCAAGACCTGATGGGAGTAAATTAGGAGCTATAGTTTCTAATCAAAGTGAAATTGTCCCTTCTCGAGAATATTTAGAAAATAATCTAAAACAGTTAGAAAAGGATTTTGACAGTATAGTCATTCCTAGACCAAAACATTGGGGAGGTTTTTTAGTGACTCCATTAGAGGTCGAATTTTGGCAAGGAAGGCCTAATAGATTACATGACAGAATTAGGTATAGTAATCAAGAAGATTTTACTTGGAAAATTGATCGATTATCACCATAA
- a CDS encoding CAP domain-containing protein, translating into MKIKLLRTLLLITVICTMNSCSSDESDTQTTEGSAQKVVNYSYNSIELETMALINEHRVSVGLKPLEKINHMSFKSEEHDNYMIANNVVNHNDFVARSENIIKTLGAKTVSENIAYNYNTPEAVLAAWLASPSHKANIEGDHTHFGIAIKENPANGRKYYTNIFAKI; encoded by the coding sequence ATGAAAATAAAATTACTTCGCACATTATTGCTAATTACTGTGATATGTACTATGAACTCCTGCTCTTCAGATGAATCTGATACACAAACAACAGAAGGATCTGCACAAAAAGTAGTGAATTATTCTTATAATTCAATAGAATTAGAAACAATGGCTTTAATCAATGAACACAGAGTTAGTGTTGGGTTGAAACCTTTGGAAAAAATAAACCATATGTCTTTTAAGTCAGAAGAGCATGACAATTATATGATTGCTAATAATGTAGTTAATCATAATGATTTTGTCGCTCGTTCGGAAAATATAATTAAAACTCTAGGTGCTAAAACAGTAAGTGAAAATATAGCTTATAATTACAATACACCTGAGGCAGTTTTAGCTGCTTGGTTAGCGAGTCCTAGTCATAAAGCTAATATTGAGGGTGATCATACTCATTTTGGAATAGCAATCAAAGAAAATCCTGCAAATGGAAGAAAGTATTACACAAATATTTTCGCGAAAATATAG
- a CDS encoding flagellar motor protein MotB, translated as MKKIIFYYIAIISLISFKVSAQDQDTKFYVTERISDKYAYIDVIKTYERIAEKGYKSVDLYKKIGDSYYLNADFEKAAKWYCELFALSIDLEPVYYYQYAKSLLFIGQNDSANEILEKLKQKNRGKTR; from the coding sequence ATGAAAAAAATTATATTCTATTATATAGCAATAATTAGTCTTATTTCTTTTAAAGTAAGTGCTCAAGATCAAGATACAAAGTTTTATGTAACTGAAAGAATTAGTGACAAATATGCCTACATAGATGTTATCAAAACTTACGAAAGAATAGCTGAAAAAGGATATAAATCAGTAGATCTATATAAAAAAATTGGAGATTCCTATTACTTAAATGCAGATTTTGAAAAAGCTGCTAAATGGTATTGTGAATTATTTGCCTTAAGTATTGATTTAGAGCCTGTATATTATTATCAATATGCTAAGAGTTTACTATTTATTGGTCAAAACGATAGTGCCAATGAAATACTGGAAAAATTAAAACAAAAAAACAGGGGTAAAACAAGATAA